One genomic window of Cryptococcus neoformans var. neoformans JEC21 chromosome 13 sequence includes the following:
- a CDS encoding expressed protein, with amino-acid sequence MSSVAVAVVYKPNEYADEYMVFVDDVADYERWKDGAKDIALSRFIGQFSIYKSATSGHTGSLGEISKQEIENVFFGDEKNVKDKSVEAAIMIILQNGKMHKSDFRHSYKLNLNPSRGAGDTRATGASGAAMGFPR; translated from the exons ATGTCTAgcgttgctgttgctgttgtttACAAGCCCAA CGAGTATGCCGATGAATACATGGTCTTCGTTGACGATGTTGCCGAC TACGAGCGATGGAAGGATGGTGCCAAGGACATCGCTCTTTCCCGATTTATTGGTCAATTCTCGATT TACAAGTCTGCTACTTCTGGACACACTGGCTCCCTTGGGGAGATCTCTAAACAAGAAATCGAGAACGTTTTCTTCGGTGACGAGAAGAACGTGAAGGACAAGTCTGTTGA GGCTGCCATCATGATTATACTTCAAAATGGCAAGATGCACAAGAGTGACTTCAGACATAGCTACAAGCTCAACTTGAACCCTTCCCGAGGAGCCGGCGATACCCGTGCCACTGGTGCCTCAGGTGCTGCTATGGGCTTCCCTCGATAA